The genomic window CCATTTTTTCTTTTTGAAGTGTTTTTTTTATATCTTCAGGAGTAACTTTGGAAAAATAGAGTTCAAAATCGAAATTCTCCCACTCTTTCATGACGGAGTAAAAACTCATTTATTTTCACCTCTGAAGAGAAATCCTGTGAGAGGCGAACTGGCACTGGCATATTTTTTTTGTTCTGCCATTTTGGCAAGATAAGCTTCACGGCCGGCTTCTACTGCGAGAGAAAATGCCCTACCCATCTTTACTGGGTCATGAGCAGTTGCAATAGCTGTGTTTACTAGCACAGCGTCACACCCCATCTCCATGGCTTCTGCAGCGTGAGAGGGTTTTCCTATACCTGCATCTACTATGATAGGGACTCTTTTATTGTCATTCAGCATCTCTATAAGGGCCCTTGTTTCAAGCCCCCTGTTTGACCCTATGGGAGCCCCTAAAGGCATAACTGCAGCTGCTCCTGCATCTTCTAATTTTTTTGCTGCTATGAGATCAGGCATCATATAGGGAAGGACTATGAACCCTTCAGCTGCGAGAACCTTTGTAGCCTTTATCGTTTCCTGATTGTCAGGCATGAGGTATTTCATATCATTTATTATCTCTATTTTTATGAAATCTCCGCATCCTGCTTCCCTTGCTATACGGGCTATTTTTATTGCCTCTTCAGCAGTCCTGGCTCCAGATGTATTAGGGAGAAGAGTCACATTTTTTGGTATATAATTTAAGATGTTTTCTTTAGGATTTTTAAAGTCAATTCTTCTCAGTGCCATTGTTATTATCTGAGAGCTACTAGAGCCTAGCATAGATTCAATAAGATTTTTATCTGAAAATTTTCCTGTTCCTGTGAGAAGCCTGCTCTCGAAAGCATGCCCACCTAAAATAAGTTTGTTTTCCATATTAATAAACTCCTTTTTATCCGCCTGAAACAAATGATAAAACTTCCAATAAATCGCCATCATTGACTGATGTGTTTTGCCAAATGTCTTTTTTTACAATCTGTTCATTTATGAGGACAACAGCACCGTCAAGGTCTATTTTCCACTGGTGTCCCAGTTCTTTTATATATACCATAAGATTTTCTTTAGGGGATATTGTCGTCTTTTCTCCGTTTAATATTATCTCCATAAGACCTCCTAATAAATTTTTTCAGGTTCGGCGCCGTTTTTCAGAGGATGAAAAATATTTAAAGTTTTAT from uncultured Ilyobacter sp. includes these protein-coding regions:
- a CDS encoding thiazole synthase; its protein translation is MENKLILGGHAFESRLLTGTGKFSDKNLIESMLGSSSSQIITMALRRIDFKNPKENILNYIPKNVTLLPNTSGARTAEEAIKIARIAREAGCGDFIKIEIINDMKYLMPDNQETIKATKVLAAEGFIVLPYMMPDLIAAKKLEDAGAAAVMPLGAPIGSNRGLETRALIEMLNDNKRVPIIVDAGIGKPSHAAEAMEMGCDAVLVNTAIATAHDPVKMGRAFSLAVEAGREAYLAKMAEQKKYASASSPLTGFLFRGENK
- the thiS gene encoding sulfur carrier protein ThiS, translated to MEIILNGEKTTISPKENLMVYIKELGHQWKIDLDGAVVLINEQIVKKDIWQNTSVNDGDLLEVLSFVSGG